One Streptomyces sp. NBC_01237 genomic region harbors:
- a CDS encoding carbonic anhydrase, with the protein MQDLTEGVARFQRDVYPAKEELFAHLAETHRPTTLFISCSDARVVPELITQSEPGELFVIRTAGNLVPAYTPGPDGVAASIEYAVAVLGVSDIVVCGHSACGAMTALAEHHDLSAAPAIADWLRHADASRARAAAETGAEQVNALVRGNVRAQLVNLATHPSVARALAAGTVTLHGWVYDIPTGAVEDLEASRPAARAA; encoded by the coding sequence ATGCAAGACCTCACCGAGGGCGTCGCGCGATTCCAGCGGGACGTCTACCCGGCCAAGGAGGAGCTCTTCGCCCACCTGGCCGAGACCCACCGCCCGACCACACTGTTCATCAGCTGCTCCGACGCCCGTGTGGTGCCGGAGCTGATCACCCAGAGCGAGCCGGGTGAGCTGTTCGTCATCCGCACCGCCGGAAACCTCGTCCCCGCCTACACGCCGGGCCCGGACGGCGTGGCGGCCAGCATCGAGTACGCCGTCGCCGTCCTGGGAGTGAGCGACATCGTGGTCTGCGGGCACTCCGCCTGTGGAGCGATGACCGCCCTCGCCGAACACCATGACCTCAGCGCCGCCCCGGCGATCGCGGACTGGCTGCGTCACGCGGATGCCTCCCGAGCCCGCGCCGCCGCCGAGACCGGTGCCGAGCAGGTGAATGCCCTGGTGCGGGGCAACGTGCGTGCCCAGCTGGTGAACCTGGCCACCCACCCCTCGGTGGCACGCGCACTGGCCGCGGGCACGGTCACCCTGCACGGTTGGGTCTACGACATACCCACAGGCGCCGTCGAGGACCTGGAGGCTTCCCGCCCGGCCGCCCGCGCCGCCTGA
- the cynR gene encoding transcriptional regulator CynR, which translates to MTPDLRHLRYLLAVAEHASFTRAAEELRISQPTLSQQIKQLERAVGAQLLDRSGRTVRLTDAGETYTHYARHALHDLAAAERAVLDVADLSRGHLRLALTPTFTAYLIGPLSAELHSRHPGITLNVKEMPQDRIETGLLSDGLDLGIAFHGPHLPGIAATPLFTETLSLVTGTRQAGAEPKEPMPVRDLSNVQLALLSGDFATRGHIDDYFSTHRVTPSIAVEANSIQALTEIVRRTELATVLPDAITHDHPHLTPVPLEPALPTRTAALLRREGAYRSAAARAFTRLTQHIVHARRYSPA; encoded by the coding sequence ATGACCCCGGACCTGCGCCATCTGCGGTACCTGCTCGCCGTGGCCGAGCACGCCAGCTTCACCCGCGCCGCCGAAGAACTGCGTATCTCCCAGCCCACGCTCTCGCAGCAGATCAAGCAGCTGGAACGCGCCGTCGGCGCACAGCTCCTCGACCGCAGCGGGCGCACCGTGCGCCTCACCGACGCCGGCGAGACCTACACCCACTACGCCCGCCACGCCCTGCATGACCTGGCCGCCGCAGAGCGTGCCGTCCTGGACGTCGCGGACCTCTCCCGAGGCCACCTCCGACTGGCACTCACCCCAACCTTCACCGCCTACCTCATCGGCCCTCTCAGCGCTGAGCTCCACTCCCGCCACCCCGGCATCACCCTGAACGTCAAGGAGATGCCCCAGGACCGCATCGAGACCGGGCTGCTGTCCGACGGACTCGACCTCGGCATCGCCTTCCACGGCCCTCACCTCCCCGGCATCGCCGCGACCCCTCTGTTCACCGAAACCCTCAGCCTCGTCACCGGCACCCGGCAGGCCGGGGCCGAGCCCAAGGAGCCGATGCCCGTCCGCGACCTCAGCAACGTCCAACTCGCTTTGCTCAGCGGCGACTTCGCCACACGCGGCCATATCGATGACTACTTCAGCACCCACCGGGTGACGCCGAGCATCGCCGTGGAGGCCAACTCCATCCAGGCCCTCACCGAAATCGTCCGGCGCACCGAACTGGCCACCGTCCTGCCCGACGCCATCACCCACGACCACCCCCACCTCACACCCGTCCCGCTGGAACCGGCCCTGCCCACCCGCACCGCCGCACTCCTGCGACGAGAAGGCGCGTACCGGAGCGCCGCCGCCCGCGCCTTCACCCGCCTCACCCAGCACATCGTCCATGCCCGCCGCTACTCCCCCGCCTGA
- a CDS encoding DinB family protein produces MTWTAPPVERGNRLGDLGTVTERRMLEGWLGWHRETLLAKCAGLRPAQLARTTVEPSNLTLLGLVRHMAEMERWWFRRSFAGEVIGDVYAGPSDGDEGLDGVHAADAQRDFGRLRTEAEACEAAVAGHDLDETFVSSRGVSLSLRWVYVLMIQEYARHNGHADFLRERTDGATGD; encoded by the coding sequence ATGACATGGACAGCGCCACCGGTCGAGCGCGGCAATCGGCTGGGCGACCTGGGTACCGTGACCGAGCGTCGGATGCTGGAGGGCTGGCTGGGCTGGCACCGGGAAACGTTGCTGGCCAAGTGCGCAGGGCTGCGGCCGGCCCAGTTGGCGCGGACGACCGTGGAGCCGTCGAACCTCACCCTCCTGGGCCTGGTCCGGCACATGGCGGAGATGGAGCGATGGTGGTTCAGGCGAAGCTTCGCAGGTGAGGTCATCGGCGATGTCTATGCCGGCCCGTCGGACGGCGACGAGGGACTCGACGGAGTTCACGCGGCCGATGCGCAGAGGGACTTCGGGCGACTGCGGACCGAGGCCGAGGCCTGCGAAGCGGCGGTGGCCGGGCACGACCTCGACGAGACCTTCGTGTCCTCGCGCGGAGTCTCCCTCAGCCTGCGCTGGGTCTACGTATTGATGATCCAGGAGTACGCCCGCCACAACGGCCACGCCGACTTCCTGCGGGAGCGGACCGACGGAGCAACGGGTGACTGA
- a CDS encoding histidine phosphatase family protein, which produces MRTLYVVTHPEATHHVENVVGGWHDSRLTPTGVRAAASVAQALRAAVPDDAEVELFSSDLQRTRQTAEAVAELFGLQPVLDARLREKSYGEAEGKPQEWLDRRFVPPPAVGERMDHDEGVAGSETKAVWAQRIYAAMDEILRSPCEHQIIVTHGGSLTCVVASWIRMPLESAGYASFKAPSGSITTLHEDDFFHNRHVVCLGDTRHLDPAEAG; this is translated from the coding sequence ATGCGCACTCTCTACGTCGTCACCCATCCGGAAGCGACGCACCACGTCGAGAACGTCGTCGGCGGATGGCACGACTCGCGGCTGACACCCACCGGTGTCCGCGCGGCGGCCTCCGTCGCCCAGGCACTGCGGGCCGCCGTCCCGGACGACGCCGAGGTCGAACTGTTCTCCTCGGATCTGCAGCGCACCCGGCAGACGGCCGAGGCGGTGGCCGAGCTGTTCGGCCTGCAACCGGTCCTGGACGCGCGGCTGCGGGAGAAGTCCTACGGAGAAGCGGAGGGCAAGCCGCAGGAGTGGCTGGACCGGCGGTTCGTCCCGCCGCCGGCCGTCGGGGAGCGGATGGATCACGACGAGGGCGTGGCGGGCTCCGAGACCAAGGCGGTGTGGGCCCAGCGGATCTACGCGGCCATGGACGAGATCCTGCGGAGCCCGTGCGAGCACCAGATCATCGTGACGCACGGCGGTTCCCTGACATGCGTCGTGGCGTCCTGGATCAGGATGCCACTTGAGTCGGCCGGATACGCCAGTTTCAAGGCGCCGTCCGGAAGCATCACCACGCTGCACGAAGACGACTTCTTCCACAATCGGCATGTCGTCTGCCTCGGTGACACCCGCCATCTCGACCCCGCCGAAGCCGGCTGA
- a CDS encoding glutamate-cysteine ligase family protein produces MNHEDLSTVMAPSPAATEQVGIEIESGLVSPDTGRATPYEGRNGTLAVLETVLEEWGGERLEDAGLLTGIRLESGTQITLEHGGQVEYSSTPAPNLQSAVDDARDTLRRLADLVGRFGLALLPGANLPFDDTATIAWVPSTRGGLMREFFQRLGPAGSGAEQIMTTSLSTQVHVDYLDRQDFSHKLRMHTAAAPVVAALLVNSPLQGGLSNGLLSHRSDAWLRMDPRRCGTLPPALRPDVGIEDVVDWALQVPMLYHRAADGAYHAAPDRSFATILDSGFDDGTMPTMHDWVAHLSQIWTNVHVRSTLELRGADGPHFQHIPAVPALWVGLSYHAPSRDAAWNLLGHYTLRDHEDALRNLPREGLRTRLGKDRIHDLATELLRLARQGLTARVAAGLEPARVVDYLDPLDDILATGQTFAEQTLHLWETDLRRDPQRYVAAFRV; encoded by the coding sequence TTGAACCACGAAGACCTCTCCACCGTCATGGCTCCGTCGCCGGCGGCGACGGAGCAGGTGGGCATCGAAATCGAGTCCGGTCTCGTCTCGCCCGACACCGGGCGCGCCACTCCCTACGAGGGCAGGAACGGGACGCTTGCGGTCCTGGAGACAGTTCTTGAGGAGTGGGGCGGTGAGCGTCTGGAGGATGCGGGACTGCTGACCGGCATCCGGCTGGAGAGCGGCACCCAGATCACCCTCGAACACGGCGGGCAGGTGGAATACTCATCGACCCCCGCGCCCAATCTGCAGAGCGCGGTGGATGACGCACGCGACACGTTGCGGCGGCTCGCGGATCTCGTCGGCCGGTTCGGTCTGGCGCTCCTGCCCGGCGCCAATCTCCCCTTCGACGACACCGCCACCATCGCCTGGGTGCCCTCCACCCGTGGCGGGCTCATGCGTGAATTCTTCCAGCGCCTGGGACCCGCCGGGAGCGGCGCCGAACAGATCATGACGACATCGCTCTCCACCCAGGTCCACGTGGACTACCTGGACAGGCAGGACTTCAGCCACAAACTGCGCATGCACACGGCCGCCGCCCCCGTCGTTGCCGCGCTATTGGTCAACTCGCCGCTCCAGGGCGGGCTTTCGAACGGACTCCTGTCGCACCGCTCGGACGCGTGGCTGCGCATGGACCCGCGCCGCTGCGGCACGCTGCCCCCTGCACTGCGCCCGGACGTCGGGATCGAAGACGTCGTCGACTGGGCGCTGCAGGTTCCCATGCTCTACCACCGGGCCGCCGACGGCGCGTACCACGCGGCTCCCGACCGATCCTTCGCCACCATCCTGGACAGCGGCTTCGACGACGGAACCATGCCCACGATGCACGACTGGGTTGCTCACCTGTCGCAGATCTGGACGAATGTCCATGTACGCAGCACCCTCGAACTGCGCGGTGCCGACGGACCTCATTTCCAGCACATCCCAGCCGTGCCGGCCTTGTGGGTAGGTCTCAGCTACCACGCGCCGTCACGCGACGCCGCCTGGAACCTGCTCGGCCACTACACCCTGCGGGACCACGAAGACGCCCTGCGCAATCTTCCACGCGAAGGACTGCGGACGAGGCTGGGCAAGGACCGCATCCACGATCTCGCCACAGAACTGCTCCGTCTGGCCCGCCAGGGTCTGACGGCCCGGGTCGCAGCCGGCCTGGAACCCGCCCGAGTAGTGGACTACCTCGACCCGCTCGACGACATCCTCGCCACGGGACAGACCTTCGCGGAACAGACCCTGCACCTCTGGGAGACGGATCTGCGCCGAGACCCCCAACGGTATGTGGCGGCATTCCGGGTCTGA
- the cynS gene encoding cyanase, translating to MVHAQFDNSARQALSIKAVDAKVRKDLTWQQIADAAGFSVAFVTAAVLGQHPLPEASAKAVAELLDLDADDVMILQTIPTRGSIPGGIPTDPTIYRFYEMLQVYGTTLKALVHEQLGDGIISAINFKLDVKKVADPDGGERAVITLDGKYLPTKPF from the coding sequence ATGGTGCACGCCCAGTTCGACAACTCAGCCCGTCAGGCCCTGTCCATCAAGGCCGTTGATGCCAAGGTGCGCAAGGACCTGACCTGGCAGCAGATCGCCGACGCCGCGGGCTTCTCCGTCGCGTTCGTCACCGCCGCCGTGCTCGGCCAGCACCCGCTGCCCGAGGCTTCGGCCAAGGCCGTCGCCGAGCTCCTGGACCTGGACGCGGACGACGTGATGATCCTGCAGACCATTCCGACCCGCGGCTCCATTCCCGGCGGCATCCCCACCGACCCGACCATCTACCGCTTCTACGAGATGCTCCAGGTCTACGGCACCACCCTCAAGGCGCTGGTCCACGAGCAGCTCGGCGACGGAATCATCAGCGCCATCAACTTCAAGCTCGACGTGAAGAAGGTCGCCGACCCCGACGGCGGCGAGCGCGCCGTCATCACCCTGGACGGCAAGTACCTGCCGACCAAGCCCTTCTGA
- a CDS encoding helix-turn-helix transcriptional regulator, whose protein sequence is MTQESDLDSTVRMRIRSLRQARGWSLDNLAERAFLSPSTLSRIETGHRRISLDQLTALARALGTSLDQLVETVDDDDVVIRPQRDEQRGLTTWLLNRGSGPAGITVAKMRITDEGRGPLGVHPGKDWFTVLSGTITLILGKRSIRVEAGQAAEFSTMIPHVIRAHGGPAEILCILDHDGQRTHLHPPV, encoded by the coding sequence ATGACGCAAGAAAGCGACTTGGACAGTACGGTCCGCATGCGGATCAGGAGCCTGAGGCAGGCGCGCGGCTGGTCGCTCGACAACCTTGCCGAGCGTGCATTCCTGAGCCCGTCCACCCTGAGCCGCATCGAGACCGGGCACCGGCGCATCAGCCTCGACCAGCTCACGGCACTGGCCCGCGCCCTGGGAACCTCACTCGACCAGCTCGTGGAAACCGTTGATGACGACGATGTCGTGATCAGGCCGCAACGCGACGAGCAGCGCGGATTGACGACATGGCTGCTGAACCGCGGATCCGGGCCGGCCGGTATCACCGTGGCGAAGATGCGGATCACCGATGAGGGGCGCGGCCCACTCGGAGTCCACCCCGGCAAGGACTGGTTCACCGTCCTGTCGGGAACGATCACGCTGATCCTCGGTAAGCGCTCGATCCGGGTCGAGGCAGGCCAGGCGGCGGAGTTCTCCACCATGATCCCCCACGTGATCAGGGCACACGGTGGACCGGCGGAGATCCTGTGCATCCTCGATCACGACGGGCAGCGCACCCACCTCCACCCGCCGGTGTGA
- a CDS encoding class I SAM-dependent methyltransferase, with translation MNTTETSTVHADRNHAGADAATIAMVDMLELDAEVLGTCVSELTAWLDELTDREPRRIVDLGSGTGTGAIALAHRFARAGVTAVDLSPQMLHRLAEKAYALGLSDRVIGVRADLNDGWPALGTIDLVWAAASLHHMAEPDRVLAGAFDALRPGGLLALTEMDFFPRFLPDDIGVGRPGLEARIHAALSPAPAVDWTDQLARTGFVLEARRPFSVDLAAPLPPAAARYAEVCLRKLRSHLDEQLPVEDLATLDALLDSEGPHSVLRRDDLTVRTTRTTWAARRP, from the coding sequence ATGAACACCACCGAGACGAGCACGGTTCACGCGGACCGGAACCACGCCGGGGCCGACGCCGCCACCATCGCCATGGTCGACATGCTGGAGCTGGACGCCGAGGTTCTGGGCACCTGCGTCTCGGAGCTGACGGCCTGGCTGGATGAACTGACCGACCGGGAACCCCGCCGCATAGTCGATCTGGGAAGCGGGACCGGCACCGGTGCCATCGCCCTGGCGCATCGGTTCGCGCGGGCCGGGGTGACGGCCGTGGACCTCTCCCCGCAGATGCTCCACCGGCTGGCCGAGAAGGCGTACGCACTCGGTCTCTCCGACCGGGTCATCGGTGTCCGAGCGGATCTGAACGACGGCTGGCCGGCCCTCGGCACCATCGACCTGGTCTGGGCTGCCGCCTCCCTGCATCACATGGCCGAACCCGACCGTGTGCTGGCCGGAGCGTTCGACGCCCTGCGGCCGGGCGGTCTTCTGGCCCTCACCGAGATGGACTTCTTTCCCCGCTTCCTGCCCGACGACATCGGCGTGGGCCGCCCCGGCCTGGAGGCCCGCATCCATGCCGCTCTGTCCCCGGCCCCGGCCGTCGACTGGACCGATCAGCTGGCTCGCACGGGCTTCGTGCTGGAGGCCAGGCGTCCTTTCTCCGTCGACCTGGCCGCCCCACTGCCGCCCGCCGCCGCCCGCTACGCCGAGGTGTGTCTGCGGAAGCTGCGCTCCCACCTCGACGAACAGCTGCCCGTCGAGGACCTGGCCACGCTCGACGCCCTCCTCGACAGCGAAGGCCCCCACAGCGTCCTGCGGCGCGACGACCTCACCGTCCGGACCACCCGGACCACATGGGCTGCCCGTCGCCCCTGA
- a CDS encoding nucleoside deaminase, which yields MDFAQRTIDIARRNVEEGGRPFATVIVKDGEILAESPNLVAQTSDPTAHAEILAIRDACTTLGTEHLTGATIYVLAHPCPMCLGSLYYCSPDEVVFLTTRDAYEPHYVDDRKYFELDSFYGEFAKDYTERRLPMRHEAREAATDVYKAWQRHNGGERRVAGTPTA from the coding sequence ATGGACTTCGCACAGCGCACGATCGACATAGCCCGCCGCAACGTCGAAGAGGGCGGCCGCCCGTTCGCGACCGTCATCGTGAAGGACGGCGAGATCCTGGCGGAGAGCCCGAACCTGGTCGCTCAGACCAGCGACCCCACCGCGCACGCCGAGATCCTCGCCATCCGCGACGCCTGCACCACACTCGGCACCGAGCACCTGACCGGCGCCACCATCTACGTTCTCGCGCACCCGTGCCCGATGTGCCTGGGCTCGCTCTACTACTGCTCCCCGGACGAAGTCGTCTTCCTGACCACCCGGGACGCCTACGAGCCGCACTACGTCGACGACCGCAAGTACTTCGAACTCGACTCCTTCTATGGCGAGTTCGCCAAGGACTACACGGAGCGACGCCTGCCCATGCGCCACGAGGCACGCGAGGCCGCCACCGATGTCTACAAGGCGTGGCAGCGGCACAACGGCGGCGAGCGCCGCGTGGCCGGCACGCCGACGGCCTGA
- a CDS encoding flavin monoamine oxidase family protein produces MFDESYAFPSDLRERVRMGGGLGRVAVIGAGVAGLVAAYELQHRGYDVVVYERASRPGGRVRTHHFWDDTHAELGAMRIPDNHHCVLQYVQEFGLRVRPFINSNPDAYYHLRGRRVRMRNAHHLYAGFDLRSNEEEPPLLLLDRLLRTVWETLSFEQQHRVLQGQWDDPALGRLVSVSLWQFVHEHMSKDAWDFVGHATGLVHYEHSSLLEVLVDHFGLFHTTQLELVDGMDSLVRAFVERLVPNTVRLSTDIREIALTGRGASVRGRRMGTSFQKDVDFVICCVPAPALDRIAFLPGLPHHQRQAIRGISYASSSKSLLHLTRRRWESRDGLFGGGSFTDLPIQQCWYPSDNARPAGESSDGLTPRWTAQDPQRSEAPTALLGAYLWGANATRFAAMSSDDRDRLVLDGLEQLHPGIAEDVDDIVHWNWGEQAGMGGGAFAHLRPGEHGRHLEALGSPHPVEDPRVFFAGEHLSGAHAWCQGAAQSALHVVSRLLGMRQHAEAATPVGAA; encoded by the coding sequence ATGTTCGACGAAAGCTACGCATTCCCGTCCGACCTGCGGGAGCGGGTGCGAATGGGCGGCGGCTTGGGCCGGGTGGCGGTGATCGGCGCCGGTGTCGCCGGACTAGTGGCGGCCTACGAGTTGCAGCATCGCGGCTACGACGTGGTGGTGTACGAGAGGGCGAGCCGGCCCGGCGGCCGGGTCCGCACCCATCATTTCTGGGACGACACGCACGCGGAGTTGGGTGCGATGCGCATTCCCGACAATCATCACTGCGTGTTGCAGTATGTCCAAGAGTTCGGTTTGAGAGTTCGTCCATTCATCAACTCGAACCCGGACGCCTACTACCATCTGCGAGGGCGGAGAGTCCGGATGCGTAACGCGCATCATCTCTATGCGGGTTTCGACTTGCGGAGCAACGAGGAGGAGCCTCCTCTTCTGCTTCTCGACCGCCTTCTGCGAACAGTATGGGAAACGCTGAGCTTCGAGCAGCAGCACCGCGTGCTGCAAGGTCAGTGGGATGATCCGGCTCTCGGTCGACTGGTGTCCGTATCGTTGTGGCAGTTCGTGCACGAACACATGTCAAAGGACGCCTGGGACTTCGTAGGACATGCCACAGGGCTCGTTCACTACGAGCACTCCTCGCTGCTGGAGGTCCTCGTCGATCATTTCGGCCTGTTCCACACCACCCAGTTGGAACTGGTTGACGGAATGGATTCCCTGGTGCGCGCTTTCGTGGAGCGACTGGTGCCGAACACGGTCCGGTTGTCCACCGACATCAGAGAGATCGCTCTGACCGGCCGAGGGGCGTCGGTGCGAGGCCGGCGGATGGGAACGTCGTTCCAGAAGGATGTCGACTTCGTCATCTGTTGTGTCCCCGCTCCCGCACTCGACCGGATCGCGTTCCTGCCCGGCCTGCCCCACCATCAGCGGCAGGCGATCCGGGGTATCAGTTACGCCAGCAGCTCCAAGAGCCTCCTGCACCTGACGCGCCGCAGGTGGGAGTCGCGCGACGGCCTGTTCGGAGGGGGCAGTTTCACCGATCTCCCGATCCAGCAGTGCTGGTATCCCTCGGACAACGCCCGCCCCGCCGGTGAGAGTTCCGACGGCCTCACGCCACGCTGGACCGCCCAGGACCCGCAGCGCTCCGAAGCGCCCACGGCCCTTCTCGGGGCGTACCTCTGGGGGGCCAATGCCACCCGCTTCGCCGCGATGTCTTCCGACGATCGCGACCGCCTGGTCCTGGACGGTCTGGAACAGCTCCACCCCGGTATCGCCGAGGACGTCGATGACATCGTCCACTGGAACTGGGGTGAGCAGGCAGGCATGGGTGGTGGTGCCTTCGCGCACCTGCGGCCGGGCGAGCACGGCCGCCATCTCGAAGCGCTCGGCTCTCCGCACCCCGTCGAGGACCCACGCGTCTTCTTCGCCGGTGAGCATCTGTCCGGTGCGCACGCATGGTGCCAGGGCGCGGCGCAGTCAGCTCTCCATGTCGTCAGCCGGCTACTCGGCATGCGGCAGCACGCAGAAGCCGCCACCCCCGTGGGGGCGGCATGA
- a CDS encoding S41 family peptidase, with product MAPKARTYLTSALDVMEKRSLVTADVDWPKVRRDAFTRAESARTPAETYASIRRALRDLGDRHSTFFDPEEASQALNAPADDLMLPEGRRLPGGIGYLMLPPVPSDRAAAPYVRSARSTVSGIDTRGTCGWVVDLRHNSGGDMWGPLASVGPILGNGTVGAAVHADGRKSPWTIVNGTPRQHTDDWGPAESLARPAPPVAVLTSRRTASAAEAVTIAFRGRPDTRTFGQATAGVPTANAPYRLSDGALVILTVAREADRTGHLYNGPITPDVEVPETRGDDQALEAATDWLKTRKACRTP from the coding sequence ATGGCACCGAAGGCCAGGACCTACCTCACCTCCGCCCTGGACGTGATGGAGAAACGCTCCCTGGTCACCGCGGACGTGGACTGGCCCAAGGTACGCCGGGACGCCTTCACGCGTGCGGAGAGTGCGCGGACGCCTGCGGAGACGTACGCGTCGATCCGGCGGGCCCTGCGGGACCTGGGCGACCGGCACAGCACCTTCTTCGACCCGGAAGAAGCCTCCCAGGCCCTCAATGCCCCGGCCGACGACCTGATGCTCCCCGAAGGGCGCCGACTGCCCGGCGGGATCGGCTATCTGATGCTGCCCCCGGTCCCTTCCGACCGCGCGGCCGCGCCGTACGTCCGCTCGGCACGCTCCACCGTGAGCGGAATCGACACCCGGGGCACCTGCGGCTGGGTCGTCGATCTGCGGCACAACAGCGGCGGGGACATGTGGGGGCCGCTCGCCTCCGTGGGGCCGATACTCGGAAACGGCACCGTCGGCGCGGCCGTCCACGCGGACGGCAGGAAGTCCCCGTGGACGATCGTCAACGGCACCCCCCGTCAGCACACGGACGACTGGGGCCCGGCCGAATCTCTCGCCCGGCCGGCGCCGCCGGTGGCCGTCCTGACGAGCCGCAGGACCGCGAGCGCCGCCGAGGCCGTGACCATCGCGTTCCGGGGCCGCCCCGACACCCGTACATTCGGACAGGCGACGGCCGGTGTCCCCACCGCGAACGCGCCGTACCGCCTGTCCGACGGCGCGCTGGTCATCCTGACCGTGGCACGCGAAGCCGACCGGACCGGCCACCTGTACAACGGCCCCATCACACCCGACGTGGAAGTCCCGGAAACACGCGGAGACGACCAGGCCCTCGAAGCCGCCACGGACTGGCTGAAGACCCGGAAGGCATGCCGGACCCCCTGA
- a CDS encoding DUF2268 domain-containing putative Zn-dependent protease (predicted Zn-dependent protease with a strongly conserved HExxH motif): MKIVVHDTASAMLDLLRRPWEERPDALRELLSPLYAAAHELHHNVRHTNAVWNPLTVTVGEQVMAEGLAEAFVRELAGERAMGPWATARRPVRNWTTSTGSSWPGSMRPGCRNCPRMCTAPPPHGTWGSSP; the protein is encoded by the coding sequence ATGAAGATTGTTGTTCATGACACGGCGTCCGCCATGCTCGATCTGCTGCGACGCCCCTGGGAGGAGCGGCCCGACGCCCTGCGGGAACTGCTCAGTCCGCTCTATGCCGCCGCACACGAGCTCCACCACAACGTGCGTCACACCAACGCCGTCTGGAACCCGCTGACGGTCACGGTCGGCGAGCAGGTCATGGCCGAAGGACTGGCCGAGGCGTTCGTCCGGGAACTGGCGGGCGAGCGGGCCATGGGGCCCTGGGCGACGGCGCGCCGTCCGGTGCGGAACTGGACGACGTCCACAGGAAGCTCGTGGCCGGGATCGATGCGGCCGGGATGCAGAAACTGCCCGCGTATGTGTACGGCCCCGCCACCGCACGGCACCTGGGGCAGCAGCCCGTAG